A single window of Helicobacter pylori NCTC 11637 = CCUG 17874 = ATCC 43504 = JCM 12093 DNA harbors:
- a CDS encoding TIGR00366 family protein, with protein sequence MFLLRHLTSACVFLASKCLPDSFVLVALLSFIVFVLVYGLTGQDAFSVISSWGNGAWTLLGFSMQMALILVLGQALASAKLVQKLLKYLASLPKGYYTALWLVTFLSLIANWINWGFGLVISAIFAKEIAKNVKGVDYRLLIASAYSGFVIWHGGLSGSIPLSVATQNENLSKISAGVIEKAIPISQTIFSAYNLIIIGIILVGLPFLMAIIHPKKEEIVEIDAKLLKDEYKETELIDHQQDKTIAHFLENSALLSYLLVFLGFGYLGIYFFKGGGLGLNIVNTIFLFLGILLHKTPLAYVKAINYSARSVAGILLQFPFYAGIMGMMASHSVGGHSLAQMLSLAFTHIANEKTFALMTFLSAGIVNIFIPSGGGQWAIQAPIMLPAGQSLGVDPGVVSMAIAWGDAWTNMIQPFWALPALAIAGLGAKDIMGYCVLTLIFVGLVVCGVFYFLV encoded by the coding sequence ATGTTTTTATTAAGGCATTTGACTTCAGCGTGCGTGTTTTTAGCGTCTAAATGTTTGCCGGACTCCTTTGTCTTGGTCGCTCTTTTATCGTTTATCGTGTTTGTTCTTGTTTATGGTTTGACAGGGCAAGACGCTTTTTCTGTCATTTCTAGTTGGGGGAATGGCGCTTGGACGCTTTTAGGTTTTTCTATGCAAATGGCTCTTATTTTGGTGCTAGGTCAGGCTTTGGCTAGCGCTAAATTAGTCCAAAAACTTTTAAAATATCTAGCGTCTTTACCTAAAGGGTATTACACGGCTTTATGGTTGGTTACTTTTTTATCGTTAATCGCTAATTGGATCAACTGGGGTTTTGGCTTGGTGATCAGCGCAATTTTTGCAAAAGAGATCGCCAAAAATGTTAAAGGGGTGGATTACAGGCTGCTTATTGCTAGCGCTTATTCGGGTTTTGTCATCTGGCATGGGGGTTTATCAGGCTCTATCCCTTTAAGCGTTGCCACCCAAAATGAAAATTTATCCAAAATAAGTGCTGGGGTGATTGAAAAAGCTATTCCTATCAGTCAGACGATTTTTTCTGCCTATAATTTAATCATTATAGGGATCATTCTTGTAGGGTTACCCTTTTTAATGGCAATAATCCACCCTAAAAAAGAAGAAATCGTTGAGATTGACGCCAAGCTTTTAAAAGACGAATACAAGGAAACAGAACTCATTGATCACCAACAAGACAAAACGATCGCGCATTTTCTGGAAAACAGCGCTTTGCTTTCTTATCTTTTGGTTTTTTTGGGTTTTGGGTATCTGGGTATTTATTTTTTTAAAGGAGGAGGGCTTGGTTTAAACATTGTCAATACGATTTTCCTTTTTTTAGGGATTTTGTTGCATAAAACCCCTTTAGCTTATGTGAAAGCGATCAATTATTCCGCTAGGAGCGTGGCCGGGATTTTATTGCAATTCCCTTTTTATGCCGGGATTATGGGGATGATGGCAAGCCATAGCGTGGGGGGTCATTCTTTAGCGCAAATGCTTTCTTTAGCCTTCACGCACATCGCTAATGAAAAAACTTTCGCGCTCATGACTTTTTTGAGCGCGGGGATTGTCAATATTTTCATCCCGTCTGGCGGAGGGCAATGGGCGATTCAAGCTCCTATCATGCTTCCGGCTGGGCAAAGCTTGGGCGTGGATCCGGGCGTGGTTTCTATGGCTATCGCTTGGGGAGACGCTTGGACGAATATGATACAGCCTTTTTGGGCTTTGCCCGCTTTAGCCATTGCGGGTTTGGGCGCTAAAGATATTATGGGCTATTGCGTTTTGACTTTAATTTTTGTAGGCTTAGTCGTGTGTGGGGTGTTTTATTTTTTAGTGTGA
- a CDS encoding lipid A deacylase LpxR family protein has product MFFKFILCLLLGVFAWAKEDIPTPLTPSKRYSINLMTENDGYINPYIDEYYTAGNQIGFSTKEFDFSKNKAMKWSSYLGFFNKSPRVTRFGISLAQDMYTPSLKNRKLVHLHDNHPYGGYLRVNLNVYNRHQTFMELFTLSLGTTGQDSLAAQTQRLIHKWGHDPQFYGWNTQLKNEFIFELHYQLLKKVPLLKTRFFSMELMPGFNVELGNARDYFQLGSLFRAGYNLDADYGVNKVNTAFDGGMPYSDKFSIYFFVGAFGRFQPLNIFIQGNSPETRGIANLEYFVYASEIGAAMMWRSLRVAFTITDISKTFQSQPKHHQIGTLELNFAF; this is encoded by the coding sequence TTGTTTTTCAAATTTATTTTATGTTTATTATTAGGAGTGTTTGCATGGGCAAAAGAGGATATTCCTACCCCATTAACGCCCTCTAAACGCTATTCTATCAATTTGATGACTGAAAATGATGGTTATATCAACCCTTACATTGATGAGTATTATACCGCAGGCAATCAAATAGGCTTTTCTACTAAAGAGTTTGATTTTTCTAAAAATAAAGCGATGAAATGGTCTTCGTATTTGGGGTTTTTTAATAAAAGCCCTAGGGTTACTCGTTTTGGCATTTCCCTCGCCCAAGACATGTATACCCCATCACTTAAAAACAGAAAACTGGTGCATTTGCATGACAACCACCCTTATGGGGGGTATTTACGGGTGAATTTGAATGTGTATAACCGCCATCAAACTTTTATGGAGTTATTCACGCTTTCTTTAGGCACGACAGGGCAAGATTCTTTGGCCGCTCAAACGCAGCGTCTCATTCATAAATGGGGTCATGACCCCCAATTTTATGGCTGGAACACGCAGCTCAAAAACGAATTTATCTTTGAATTGCACTACCAATTGCTCAAAAAAGTCCCCCTTTTAAAGACTCGTTTTTTTTCTATGGAGTTAATGCCTGGGTTTAATGTGGAATTGGGTAATGCGAGGGATTATTTCCAACTCGGCTCGCTCTTTAGGGCTGGGTATAACCTGGACGCTGATTATGGTGTCAATAAGGTCAATACCGCTTTTGATGGGGGCATGCCTTATAGCGATAAATTTTCCATCTATTTTTTTGTAGGGGCTTTTGGGCGCTTCCAACCCCTTAACATCTTCATTCAAGGCAATAGCCCTGAAACTAGGGGCATTGCTAATTTGGAATACTTTGTTTATGCCAGTGAAATAGGAGCGGCTATGATGTGGCGTAGCCTCAGGGTGGCTTTTACGATCACTGATATTAGTAAAACCTTTCAATCCCAGCCTAAGCACCATCAGATCGGCACATTAGAATTGAATTTCGCCTTTTGA
- a CDS encoding hydantoinase B/oxoprolinase family protein — MANLLKNGKTLKQARDEILARTEKTGHYNGLKKLEFKERDPIGYEKMFSKLRGGIVHARETAKRIAASPIVEQEGELCFTLYNAVGDSVLTSTGIIIHVGTMGSAIKYMVENNWEDNPGINDKDIFTNNDCAIGNVHPCDIMTLVPIFHDEKLIGWVGGVTHVIDTGSVTPGSMSTGQVQRFGDGYMITCRKTGANDESFKDWLHESQRSVRTPKYWILDERTRIAGCHMIRDLVMEVIKEDGIDSYMRFIDEVIEEGRRGLISRIKSMTIPGKYRKVAFVDVPYAHKDIGVCSEFAKLDTIMHSPVEITINKDATWKLDFDGASRWGWHSFNCNQVSFTSGIWVMMTQTLIPTSRINDGAYFATQFRLKKGTWMNPDDRRTGHAYAWHFLVSGWSALWRGLSQAYYSRGYLEEVNSGNANTSNWLQGGGINQDGEIHAVNSFETSSCGTGACAIKDGLNHAAAIWNPEGDMGDVEIWEMAEPLLYLGRNVKANTGGYGKYRGGNGFETLRMVWGVHDWTMFFMGNGYMNSDWGMMGGYPAASGYRFEAHNTDLENRIKNNASLPLGGDFNPTDRDYEKHISHASQVKRDKQCITTENCFDNYDLYLNYIKGGPGFGDPIERDLNAILEDLNSKQLLPEYAYKVYGAVVSQNKDGVWVGDEAKTKARRKEILENRKARSIPVKQWMEQERNAILEKEASKQVKHMYATSFDLSPKFLSDFKTFWNLPKSWTMKEDELGVFTYGSKYRMDLSKLPDVRTVLLVDEK; from the coding sequence ATGGCAAATTTATTGAAAAACGGCAAAACTTTAAAACAAGCTAGAGATGAAATCCTAGCCAGGACAGAAAAAACAGGGCATTATAATGGTCTCAAAAAACTAGAGTTTAAGGAAAGAGATCCGATTGGTTATGAGAAGATGTTCTCTAAATTAAGAGGCGGTATCGTGCATGCCAGAGAAACGGCTAAAAGGATTGCGGCAAGCCCTATTGTTGAGCAAGAGGGAGAATTGTGCTTCACGCTTTATAACGCTGTGGGCGATAGCGTGCTGACTTCTACGGGTATCATTATCCATGTAGGGACTATGGGATCAGCTATCAAATACATGGTAGAGAATAATTGGGAAGACAACCCAGGCATCAATGACAAGGATATTTTCACCAATAACGACTGTGCGATTGGGAATGTGCACCCATGCGATATTATGACTCTTGTGCCTATTTTCCACGATGAAAAATTGATTGGGTGGGTAGGTGGTGTTACGCATGTGATTGATACCGGTTCGGTTACTCCAGGATCGATGAGCACCGGGCAGGTTCAAAGATTTGGGGATGGATACATGATCACTTGCCGTAAGACAGGAGCGAATGATGAGAGCTTTAAGGATTGGTTGCATGAATCTCAAAGATCGGTTCGCACGCCTAAATATTGGATTCTAGATGAAAGGACTAGGATTGCAGGATGCCATATGATTAGGGATTTAGTGATGGAAGTCATTAAAGAAGACGGCATTGATTCTTACATGCGATTTATTGATGAGGTGATTGAAGAGGGAAGAAGAGGCCTTATCTCTAGGATCAAATCCATGACCATACCAGGCAAGTATAGAAAGGTAGCGTTTGTGGATGTGCCTTATGCGCATAAGGATATTGGCGTGTGCTCTGAATTTGCTAAGCTAGACACGATCATGCACTCTCCTGTGGAAATCACTATCAATAAAGACGCTACATGGAAATTAGATTTTGATGGCGCGTCCAGGTGGGGATGGCACTCTTTCAATTGCAACCAAGTGTCTTTCACTAGCGGTATTTGGGTGATGATGACTCAAACGCTGATACCCACTTCTCGCATCAATGATGGCGCTTATTTTGCGACTCAATTCAGACTCAAAAAAGGGACTTGGATGAATCCAGATGACAGACGCACCGGGCATGCTTATGCATGGCATTTCTTGGTATCAGGCTGGAGCGCTTTGTGGAGAGGCTTGTCTCAAGCGTATTACAGCCGAGGGTATTTAGAAGAGGTCAATTCCGGGAACGCTAACACTTCCAATTGGTTGCAAGGCGGTGGTATCAACCAGGATGGAGAAATCCATGCGGTGAATAGCTTTGAGACGAGTTCTTGTGGGACTGGAGCTTGCGCGATAAAAGACGGCTTAAATCACGCAGCGGCTATTTGGAATCCAGAAGGCGATATGGGCGATGTTGAAATTTGGGAAATGGCAGAGCCTCTTCTTTATTTGGGCAGGAATGTCAAAGCCAATACCGGTGGGTATGGGAAATATCGAGGCGGTAACGGGTTTGAAACCTTAAGAATGGTGTGGGGTGTGCATGATTGGACCATGTTCTTTATGGGTAATGGCTACATGAATAGCGATTGGGGTATGATGGGGGGCTATCCAGCGGCCAGTGGCTATAGGTTTGAAGCGCACAACACCGACTTGGAAAACAGGATTAAAAATAACGCCAGCTTGCCTTTGGGGGGCGATTTTAACCCAACGGATAGAGATTATGAAAAGCATATTTCTCATGCGTCTCAAGTCAAAAGGGATAAGCAATGCATCACCACTGAGAACTGCTTTGACAATTATGATTTGTATTTGAATTACATCAAAGGTGGTCCTGGATTTGGCGATCCGATTGAAAGGGATTTGAATGCGATTTTAGAAGATCTCAACAGCAAACAGCTATTGCCAGAATACGCTTACAAGGTTTATGGCGCAGTGGTGAGTCAAAATAAAGACGGCGTGTGGGTCGGCGATGAAGCCAAAACGAAAGCCAGAAGAAAAGAAATTCTTGAAAACAGAAAGGCTAGATCCATACCGGTAAAACAATGGATGGAGCAAGAAAGAAACGCTATCCTTGAAAAAGAGGCTTCCAAACAGGTTAAGCACATGTATGCGACTAGCTTTGATCTTTCGCCTAAGTTTTTAAGCGATTTTAAAACATTTTGGAACTTGCCAAAGAGCTGGACTATGAAAGAAGATGAGCTTGGCGTATTCACCTATGGTTCTAAATACAGGATGGATTTGAGCAAATTGCCTGATGTGCGCACAGTTCTGTTGGTTGATGAGAAATAA
- a CDS encoding acetone carboxylase subunit gamma — MSKYTQEQIKNLVEGNLDWNTVLKMLSMPKDHERFQMYLKVLQDKVDFDDKIVLPLGPHLFVVQDSQKKWVIKCSCGHAFCAPEENWKLHANIYVHDTAEKMEEVYPKLLASDTNWQVYREYICPDCGILLDVEAPTPWYPVIHDFEPDIEVFYKEWLGIQPPERR; from the coding sequence ATGTCAAAATACACACAAGAACAAATTAAAAATTTGGTAGAGGGGAACTTGGATTGGAACACTGTCTTAAAAATGCTTAGCATGCCTAAAGATCATGAAAGATTCCAAATGTATTTGAAGGTGTTGCAAGATAAGGTAGATTTTGATGACAAAATCGTCTTACCCTTGGGGCCACATTTGTTTGTGGTGCAAGATTCTCAAAAGAAATGGGTCATTAAGTGTTCATGCGGTCATGCATTCTGTGCTCCAGAAGAAAACTGGAAATTGCATGCAAACATCTATGTGCACGATACAGCAGAAAAAATGGAAGAGGTGTATCCTAAACTCTTAGCCAGTGATACTAACTGGCAAGTGTATCGGGAGTATATTTGCCCGGATTGCGGCATCCTTTTAGATGTTGAAGCCCCAACTCCTTGGTATCCTGTGATCCATGATTTTGAGCCTGATATAGAGGTGTTTTATAAAGAATGGCTAGGCATACAGCCCCCAGAAAGACGCTAA